The following proteins are encoded in a genomic region of Gimesia algae:
- a CDS encoding PIG-L deacetylase family protein: MADQSLRILIFGAHPDDCDIKAGGSAALYQQAGHTVKFVSVTNGESGHQRLSGSELADIRRAEATAAGNALGIEYEVLGNRDGYLQPTIEARFEIIRLIRNFHPNLILTHRPNDYHPDHRYTSQLVCDAAYMVTVPPIVPEVPALRKNPVIAYLSDHFTRPYPFSPTVVIDVEPVWDRMIDALDCHQSQFYDWLPFNHFYEDEVPADPGQRKAFLSKKMKARIGPLADRYRDLVIQTYGEKRGQEIQLIEAFEPCEYGSPLTEENRKVLFPFLP, translated from the coding sequence ATGGCAGATCAATCATTACGAATCCTGATTTTTGGCGCCCATCCGGACGATTGCGACATCAAAGCAGGCGGATCAGCGGCCCTGTATCAGCAGGCTGGACATACCGTGAAATTTGTCAGTGTCACCAATGGGGAGTCGGGGCATCAACGACTTTCGGGGTCTGAATTAGCCGATATTCGGCGTGCAGAAGCCACAGCGGCTGGAAATGCACTTGGCATTGAATATGAAGTACTCGGCAACCGGGATGGATACCTGCAGCCGACCATTGAAGCCCGATTCGAAATCATTCGTCTGATTCGGAACTTTCACCCCAATCTGATCCTGACACATCGACCCAACGATTATCATCCTGATCACCGTTACACCTCACAATTAGTCTGTGACGCCGCCTACATGGTCACGGTGCCTCCGATTGTGCCCGAGGTTCCTGCATTGCGGAAAAACCCTGTCATTGCATATCTCTCCGATCATTTTACCCGCCCCTACCCATTTTCACCAACAGTCGTTATTGATGTGGAACCGGTGTGGGATCGGATGATTGACGCTTTGGATTGTCATCAGTCCCAGTTTTATGACTGGCTGCCTTTTAATCACTTTTATGAAGATGAGGTCCCTGCAGATCCCGGTCAGCGGAAAGCCTTTCTGAGCAAAAAAATGAAAGCGCGCATCGGCCCGCTGGCTGATCGCTATCGCGATTTAGTCATTCAAACTTATGGAGAAAAACGGGGGCAGGAAATTCAGCTGATCGAAGCGTTTGAGCCCTGCGAATACGGTTCCCCATTAACAGAGGAAAATCGCAAAGTCCTGTTCCCTTTTCTGCCTTGA
- the nirB gene encoding nitrite reductase large subunit NirB, which yields MIQQNSEQQKNVVVIGNGMVGLRMCEQLVEKDQTREYKIVTFCEEPRAAYDRVGLTQFFAHNDAEKLMLARLEWYSENNIDLHLADRAISIDRQNKIIRSQKGIEIPYHKVVIATGSYPFVPNVPGIKNRGVFVYRTINDLEQIIDYARHSKKAAVIGGGLLGLEAAKAALDLGLETHVLEFAPRLMPRQIDDAGSKVLVQKIEELGVQVHLNKATDSVLGESSVTGIRFQDGEELELDMIIVSAGIRPRDELARECELEVGERGGILVNDKLQTSDPDIYAVGEVALHSGMVYGLVAPGYQMAEVAATHLCHGAAEFTGSELSTKLKLMGVDVASFGDYELGPDISKNLTFEDPFNGVYKKLVFNIEGTKLRGGILIGDASDYGSLSILAKSNDLLPCKPHELVVGAGGGIPGSSAAEMADDAQICSCNNVTKGQICTAIKEQDLTSVDEIKACTKAGGGCGGCLPLVTDVFKAEMKAAGITVSNRLCEHFDFSRTELFDIIKVKKLKTFSAVIEDCGSGNGCEVCKPTVASILASLWNEHIIDHSGLQDTNDRFLANVQRGGLYSIVPRVPGGEITPEKLIVLGEVGKEYGLYTKITGGQRVDLFGAEVHQLPEIWERLINAGFESGHAYGKALRTVKSCVGTTWCRYGIGDSVGFAIRLEERYRGIRAPHKLKGGVSGCVRECAEAQSKDFGLIATEHGYNLYICGNGGAKPRHADLFASDLDEETCIKYLDRFLMYYIQTADKLTRTATWLEKLEGGIEYLREVVIEDKLGICDELENMMQSLVDSYHCEWKEVVTNPEKRRLFEQFVNTDEHETSIELIPQRGQTRPVDWAPDFVAFNDIKQPEKKPEQSSETREWVKVGTVSDFPAESGSTVKYGNSQIAVFNFASRGEWYACQQMCPHKKAMVLSRGIIGDSAGIPKVACPLHKKTFSLENGSCLSGETEYEVNVFKVKLDDQENVYLELPDSSVLDELINHTECAGAH from the coding sequence GTGATTCAGCAAAATTCCGAACAACAGAAAAATGTGGTCGTGATCGGGAACGGCATGGTGGGCTTGCGCATGTGTGAGCAACTTGTTGAGAAGGACCAGACCCGCGAATACAAAATTGTCACTTTCTGTGAAGAGCCTCGTGCCGCATACGACCGGGTTGGATTGACTCAATTTTTTGCCCACAACGACGCCGAAAAACTGATGCTGGCCCGCCTGGAATGGTACTCGGAAAATAATATCGACCTGCATCTGGCAGATCGCGCTATCAGTATAGATCGCCAGAATAAAATAATTCGCTCTCAAAAAGGGATCGAGATTCCCTACCACAAAGTTGTGATCGCGACCGGCTCGTATCCTTTTGTGCCAAATGTACCTGGTATCAAAAACCGGGGCGTCTTTGTCTACCGAACCATCAATGACCTGGAACAGATCATTGATTACGCCCGACATTCGAAAAAAGCAGCCGTGATTGGTGGAGGCTTACTGGGTCTGGAAGCAGCGAAAGCGGCCCTTGACCTGGGTCTGGAAACACACGTCCTGGAATTTGCTCCCCGACTGATGCCGCGCCAGATTGATGATGCAGGCTCAAAGGTCCTTGTACAGAAAATCGAAGAGCTGGGTGTGCAGGTTCATTTGAATAAAGCCACTGACTCGGTTCTGGGTGAATCCAGCGTAACAGGCATTCGCTTTCAGGATGGTGAAGAGCTGGAACTCGACATGATTATTGTCTCTGCAGGGATTCGTCCACGCGATGAGCTGGCGCGAGAATGTGAACTGGAAGTCGGTGAACGCGGTGGAATTCTGGTCAATGACAAGCTACAGACATCCGATCCTGATATCTACGCTGTAGGCGAAGTGGCATTACATTCCGGGATGGTTTACGGTCTGGTTGCCCCCGGTTACCAGATGGCAGAAGTCGCAGCGACCCATTTATGTCATGGCGCAGCAGAGTTTACAGGCAGTGAGCTATCCACCAAATTAAAGTTGATGGGAGTGGATGTCGCCAGCTTCGGTGATTATGAATTGGGTCCGGATATTTCGAAAAACCTGACATTCGAAGATCCCTTTAACGGTGTGTATAAAAAGCTCGTTTTCAATATAGAGGGGACAAAACTGCGCGGTGGCATCCTGATTGGCGATGCCTCTGATTATGGCAGCCTGTCCATCCTGGCGAAATCCAACGACTTACTTCCCTGCAAACCACACGAGCTTGTCGTTGGTGCAGGGGGCGGCATTCCCGGAAGCAGTGCCGCAGAGATGGCTGACGACGCTCAGATCTGTTCCTGTAACAACGTTACGAAGGGACAAATCTGTACCGCGATCAAAGAGCAAGACTTAACTTCGGTCGATGAGATCAAAGCCTGCACCAAAGCCGGTGGTGGCTGTGGAGGCTGTCTGCCTCTGGTGACGGATGTCTTCAAAGCAGAAATGAAAGCAGCGGGAATTACGGTCAGCAACCGGCTATGCGAACACTTTGATTTTTCACGCACGGAGTTGTTCGATATCATCAAAGTCAAAAAACTCAAGACCTTTTCTGCGGTCATTGAAGATTGTGGATCCGGTAACGGCTGCGAAGTCTGTAAACCGACTGTTGCCTCAATCCTTGCCAGTTTGTGGAATGAACATATTATCGATCACTCCGGCTTACAGGACACAAATGATCGTTTCCTGGCGAACGTACAGCGCGGGGGCCTGTATTCCATTGTGCCTCGCGTTCCCGGCGGTGAAATCACTCCGGAAAAATTGATCGTGCTGGGTGAAGTCGGTAAAGAATACGGGCTCTATACGAAAATTACGGGGGGCCAGCGCGTCGATTTATTCGGTGCGGAAGTTCATCAGCTTCCCGAAATCTGGGAAAGACTGATCAATGCCGGCTTTGAAAGTGGTCACGCCTACGGCAAAGCATTGCGAACAGTCAAGAGTTGTGTGGGCACCACCTGGTGCCGCTATGGGATCGGAGATTCCGTCGGTTTCGCGATACGACTGGAAGAACGCTACCGCGGAATCCGGGCACCCCATAAACTGAAAGGGGGCGTCTCTGGCTGTGTTCGTGAATGTGCCGAAGCCCAGAGTAAAGACTTTGGACTGATTGCGACCGAACATGGATATAATCTGTATATTTGTGGAAACGGAGGTGCTAAACCACGACACGCGGATCTGTTCGCTTCAGACCTGGATGAAGAAACCTGTATCAAATACCTGGACCGTTTCCTGATGTATTACATACAGACCGCGGATAAGTTAACGCGTACAGCCACCTGGCTGGAAAAGCTGGAAGGGGGCATCGAGTATCTGCGAGAAGTGGTCATTGAAGATAAACTGGGGATCTGTGATGAGCTGGAAAACATGATGCAGTCTCTGGTCGATTCCTATCATTGTGAGTGGAAAGAAGTCGTGACCAATCCTGAAAAACGGCGGCTGTTTGAGCAGTTTGTCAACACGGATGAACATGAGACATCGATCGAGCTGATTCCTCAACGCGGACAGACGCGTCCCGTTGACTGGGCTCCTGATTTTGTCGCGTTTAATGACATCAAGCAACCTGAGAAAAAGCCTGAGCAGAGCAGCGAAACACGGGAGTGGGTCAAAGTCGGAACTGTCAGTGATTTTCCAGCAGAATCCGGTTCAACCGTAAAATACGGCAATTCCCAAATTGCGGTTTTCAACTTCGCCAGCCGTGGAGAATGGTATGCCTGCCAGCAGATGTGTCCGCATAAAAAGGCGATGGTTCTATCGAGGGGAATTATCGGTGATTCTGCGGGAATTCCGAAAGTCGCCTGTCCGCTGCATAAGAAAACCTTCTCGCTGGAGAATGGTTCCTGCCTGAGTGGTGAAACAGAATATGAAGTCAACGTCTTTAAGGTTAAACTAGACGACCAGGAGAATGTGTACCTGGAATTACCGGACTCCAGTGTACTGGATGAACTCATCAATCACACGGAATGTGCTGGCGCTCACTAA
- a CDS encoding c-type cytochrome, whose amino-acid sequence MRIPVLKMITVVCLLLSIDSSLAEETAAERGYRLLTTKAYLPPDFDQEVLNDLWKVWPDDWRQKAEQASPEARRELIFSYYGIMNRPGSEEAPLGYVVTPEQKWVMNCFNCHGGKVAGTVIPGAPNSHVALHTLTEDVSKVKLQQLKKLSHMDLAAIGIPLGTTHGTTNAVIFGVVLDSLRDPDMNFDRNRSVPSLLHHDMDPQPWWNVKRKSRIYADAFITKNHRALMQFILIPRNNARQIKKWESDFADILAYIESLEAPRYRWSIDEKLARQGEVVFNNHCADCHGTYGSESDYPLKTVPITDLKTDPVRLNSLPPNYRAALNLSWLSRYGKDPVVEDPGGYVAPPLNGVWASAPYFHNGSVPTLWHVLNPQERPEIWQRTENGYDQTQVGLEVETFSKMPQDLSTVQKRLYFDTSQFGKSAKGHDYPDELTQEQKQAVLEYLKTL is encoded by the coding sequence ATGCGAATACCAGTTCTAAAAATGATAACGGTCGTATGTCTGCTGCTGAGTATCGACTCTTCCCTGGCAGAGGAAACTGCCGCCGAACGTGGCTATCGCCTGCTGACGACAAAGGCTTATTTACCACCTGATTTTGATCAGGAAGTTCTGAACGACTTGTGGAAAGTCTGGCCTGATGACTGGAGACAGAAAGCCGAACAGGCTTCGCCGGAAGCACGCCGCGAACTGATTTTTTCCTATTACGGAATCATGAACCGGCCTGGTTCTGAAGAGGCCCCGCTGGGTTATGTTGTGACGCCCGAGCAGAAGTGGGTCATGAACTGCTTTAACTGTCACGGGGGGAAGGTGGCTGGAACTGTGATTCCCGGAGCCCCCAACAGTCACGTTGCCCTGCATACCCTGACCGAAGATGTGAGTAAAGTCAAACTGCAGCAGTTGAAAAAACTGAGCCACATGGATCTGGCTGCGATCGGCATTCCGCTGGGCACAACGCATGGAACCACGAATGCCGTGATCTTTGGGGTGGTTCTCGATTCTCTCCGTGATCCGGATATGAATTTTGACAGGAACCGTTCCGTCCCCAGTCTGCTGCATCACGATATGGATCCCCAACCCTGGTGGAATGTCAAACGGAAATCACGGATTTACGCAGATGCATTTATCACCAAAAATCACAGGGCATTGATGCAGTTTATTCTCATTCCACGAAATAACGCGCGTCAAATCAAGAAATGGGAATCCGATTTTGCAGATATTCTGGCTTATATTGAATCACTGGAAGCCCCCCGTTATCGCTGGTCCATTGATGAGAAACTGGCCCGTCAGGGAGAAGTTGTTTTCAACAATCATTGTGCCGACTGTCATGGAACTTATGGTAGTGAAAGTGACTATCCGCTCAAAACGGTTCCGATCACAGATCTCAAGACTGATCCTGTTCGGTTGAATTCGCTACCACCCAATTATCGCGCCGCATTGAACCTGAGTTGGCTGTCCCGCTACGGTAAAGATCCTGTGGTGGAAGACCCGGGCGGTTATGTGGCTCCTCCCTTAAACGGAGTCTGGGCCTCTGCCCCGTATTTTCATAACGGGTCTGTTCCCACCTTGTGGCATGTCTTGAATCCACAGGAGCGGCCTGAAATCTGGCAGCGCACAGAAAACGGATATGATCAGACCCAGGTAGGGCTGGAAGTGGAGACGTTTTCGAAAATGCCCCAAGATCTCTCAACGGTGCAAAAACGACTTTATTTTGATACGAGCCAGTTTGGTAAATCGGCCAAAGGCCACGACTACCCGGATGAGCTTACACAGGAACAGAAGCAGGCCGTTCTGGAGTATCTTAAAACGCTTTGA
- a CDS encoding MFS transporter translates to MEIQNKATRINLFNFSTPQMRAFHMSWFAFFLCFFAWFGIAPLMKVVRAEMHLTQEQVGWCIIGSVSITVIARLFIGWLCDQIGPRLAYTWLLVLGSLPVMGIGFAHDYTTFLIFRIAIGAIGASFVITQYHTSIMFAPNCVGTANATSAGWGNLGGGVTQIMMPLIFTMFIGVLGFSESMGWRASMFLAGLVCALTGIAYYFLTQDAPEGNFKDLRAAGKLPEKKQQKGLFWNACKDHRVWALFVIYGACFGIELTINNIAALYFLDYFDYFKKMDTVEAIKMAGLFAGMFGLMNIFARTLGGAFGDRFGQKWGLSGRVKWLFIVIFCEGIALMVFSQMSVLAMALPALIVFSLFVQMSEGATYSVVPFINKKSLGAVSGIVGAGGNAGAVSAGFLFKTQAINWPTALFILGAIVTSCAFLTFLVRFTEETEEEARVAVDTAVTLKAGEKELAASMGQ, encoded by the coding sequence ATGGAAATTCAAAACAAAGCAACCAGAATCAATCTGTTTAATTTCAGCACGCCACAAATGCGGGCGTTTCACATGTCCTGGTTTGCTTTTTTCCTGTGTTTCTTTGCCTGGTTTGGTATCGCACCATTAATGAAAGTGGTGCGTGCCGAAATGCATCTGACTCAAGAGCAGGTCGGCTGGTGCATTATCGGTTCTGTTTCTATTACTGTCATCGCCCGGCTGTTTATCGGCTGGCTCTGCGATCAGATTGGTCCACGGCTCGCATATACCTGGCTCCTGGTACTCGGTTCGCTGCCTGTGATGGGCATTGGCTTCGCACATGATTATACCACATTTCTGATTTTCCGGATTGCGATTGGAGCGATTGGAGCTTCGTTCGTGATTACCCAATATCACACGTCGATCATGTTTGCCCCGAACTGCGTGGGTACGGCGAATGCCACCTCCGCCGGTTGGGGAAACCTGGGTGGGGGTGTAACACAGATCATGATGCCTCTGATTTTCACCATGTTTATCGGCGTATTGGGATTCAGTGAATCCATGGGCTGGCGGGCATCCATGTTTCTCGCCGGTCTGGTATGTGCTCTGACAGGGATCGCTTATTACTTTCTGACTCAGGACGCTCCCGAGGGGAACTTCAAAGACCTGAGAGCTGCGGGAAAGCTGCCAGAAAAGAAACAGCAGAAAGGTCTGTTCTGGAACGCCTGCAAAGACCACCGCGTCTGGGCGTTATTTGTGATTTATGGAGCCTGTTTTGGCATTGAGTTGACCATCAACAATATTGCGGCACTCTACTTCCTGGACTACTTCGATTACTTCAAAAAAATGGACACCGTGGAAGCCATCAAAATGGCTGGTCTATTCGCAGGGATGTTCGGGCTAATGAATATTTTTGCCCGAACACTGGGTGGTGCTTTCGGCGACCGGTTCGGTCAGAAGTGGGGACTCAGCGGTCGTGTGAAATGGTTATTTATTGTCATCTTCTGTGAAGGAATTGCTTTGATGGTCTTTTCACAGATGAGTGTGCTGGCGATGGCATTACCGGCACTCATTGTCTTCAGCCTGTTTGTGCAGATGTCTGAGGGTGCAACTTACTCTGTTGTACCTTTCATCAACAAAAAATCTCTGGGAGCAGTATCCGGAATCGTGGGCGCTGGTGGAAACGCCGGTGCGGTCTCAGCCGGTTTTTTGTTCAAGACCCAGGCAATCAACTGGCCGACGGCATTATTCATCCTCGGTGCGATTGTGACCAGTTGTGCCTTCCTGACATTTTTAGTGCGGTTTACTGAAGAAACAGAAGAAGAAGCCCGCGTGGCGGTGGATACCGCTGTCACACTGAAAGCCGGTGAAAAAGAACTTGCTGCTTCCATGGGACAATAA
- the nadA gene encoding quinolinate synthase NadA: protein MSLPTIDHSDEIYEDPLDLMDEIESLKKEKDATLLAHFYIDGDIQEIADFTGDSLKLARDAVNVKTSTIVFSGVHFMAESTKILSPDKTVLLPDLTAGCSLADSCQFGDLDQFQKKLRAEGRDFETVAYINTSAKVKSLCDWIVTSGNAREIIDRVPTDKEILFVPDQHLGRYLQEVTGREMILWPGSCMVHEIFSVQDLLRAKKNNPGSLVLAHPECPHSILEVSDFIGGTEKLRQYVMSITEPGIFLIATEANMIHPLQKSAPQHTYLPVPGIMASSGETCACNRCPHMAKNTLQKVRDCLKYGKPEIEWQPYFDQAKEVLQRSLLQ from the coding sequence ATGTCGTTGCCCACAATTGATCACAGTGATGAAATCTATGAAGATCCTCTCGATCTGATGGATGAAATTGAATCACTTAAAAAGGAGAAGGATGCAACACTCCTGGCTCACTTTTATATTGATGGGGATATCCAGGAAATCGCCGATTTCACGGGTGACAGCCTGAAACTGGCCCGTGACGCCGTCAATGTGAAGACATCGACAATTGTATTTTCCGGTGTTCATTTTATGGCGGAATCCACAAAAATCCTCAGCCCTGACAAAACGGTTCTACTGCCGGACCTGACCGCGGGCTGCTCATTGGCCGACAGCTGTCAATTTGGAGATCTGGATCAGTTTCAGAAGAAATTACGTGCAGAAGGTCGTGATTTCGAAACCGTCGCCTACATTAATACCAGTGCAAAAGTAAAAAGTCTGTGCGACTGGATTGTCACCAGCGGAAATGCCCGGGAAATTATTGACCGGGTCCCCACAGATAAAGAAATCCTGTTTGTGCCCGATCAACACCTCGGCCGTTATCTGCAGGAAGTAACCGGACGAGAAATGATTCTGTGGCCTGGTTCCTGTATGGTGCATGAAATCTTCAGTGTCCAGGATTTACTGCGTGCTAAGAAGAATAATCCCGGTTCACTGGTCCTGGCACATCCCGAGTGTCCGCACTCGATTCTGGAAGTCTCTGACTTCATTGGTGGTACCGAAAAATTACGGCAATACGTGATGTCAATCACAGAGCCGGGAATCTTTCTGATCGCTACCGAAGCAAACATGATTCACCCACTGCAGAAGTCGGCTCCACAGCACACGTATCTTCCTGTTCCCGGTATCATGGCTTCCTCTGGTGAAACCTGCGCCTGCAATCGCTGTCCCCACATGGCGAAAAACACTCTGCAGAAAGTGCGCGACTGCCTGAAATATGGCAAACCGGAAATCGAATGGCAACCTTATTTCGATCAGGCCAAAGAAGTTCTGCAGCGAAGCCTGTTACAGTAA
- a CDS encoding CPBP family intramembrane glutamic endopeptidase codes for MAASENPSSESSEPLFDSLDQTESSQIENSQIDPFSEESKKTMDDLLNEAVQTASAEDVPRQIMPVRPPGPGLFEAICWMFGVIFVHFIGLMFFLVGFVVFLMATKQLPDTAAKIAKLLSEISETHTLELAGVEQGIFVLIVMAVVALRFGKNVLGKLNLQPFAVSTGFLLFICVLPLSMLSGEFYRIAYGIWTAFAEQIPWLQQFDKMQTMEIVKDMAEKSSLWALILVIAVCPAIGEELVFRGAIGRGLLARWGLIPGILITSIMFGLVHMHPAHAIAVIPLGIFMHFVYVVTKSFWAPVLVHFLNNAFAVTVAKMMSQFPENAAKLGDETQSVHPMITIAAVLFLIVVCLYLWKTRVKYIKPNGGEWTPGYLSNEKPPAGAPITMARATAAAGFYLWLPLLFLNFMAMMYLFGMQPEAEAGMLQFIKAF; via the coding sequence ATGGCTGCCTCCGAAAATCCCTCATCCGAGTCATCGGAGCCTCTGTTCGATTCACTGGATCAAACGGAAAGTTCTCAGATAGAGAATTCACAGATCGATCCGTTCTCTGAAGAGTCAAAGAAGACAATGGATGATCTTCTAAACGAAGCGGTGCAGACTGCCAGCGCAGAGGATGTTCCTCGACAAATCATGCCTGTTCGACCGCCGGGGCCCGGTTTATTCGAAGCGATCTGCTGGATGTTTGGAGTCATCTTTGTACATTTTATCGGACTCATGTTTTTTTTGGTCGGCTTTGTCGTCTTTCTGATGGCGACAAAACAACTCCCAGACACTGCAGCCAAAATCGCCAAGCTGCTCTCTGAAATCTCAGAGACTCATACGCTCGAACTGGCAGGAGTAGAGCAGGGCATCTTTGTGTTAATTGTGATGGCTGTGGTTGCTTTGCGTTTTGGCAAAAATGTACTGGGGAAACTGAACCTGCAACCCTTTGCTGTTTCGACCGGATTTCTGTTATTCATCTGCGTGTTACCATTGTCCATGCTGTCTGGTGAATTTTATCGCATTGCCTACGGTATCTGGACGGCGTTTGCTGAGCAGATACCCTGGCTCCAGCAGTTTGATAAGATGCAGACGATGGAAATCGTCAAGGATATGGCGGAAAAAAGTTCGTTGTGGGCACTGATCCTGGTGATCGCCGTCTGTCCCGCGATTGGTGAAGAGCTGGTGTTCCGCGGTGCGATTGGCCGCGGCCTGTTGGCCCGGTGGGGCTTGATTCCCGGCATTCTGATTACATCTATCATGTTTGGGCTGGTTCACATGCATCCGGCGCATGCCATTGCCGTGATTCCACTGGGTATATTCATGCACTTCGTGTATGTCGTGACCAAAAGTTTCTGGGCACCGGTACTGGTGCATTTTCTGAATAATGCGTTCGCTGTTACCGTAGCCAAAATGATGAGTCAGTTTCCCGAGAATGCAGCGAAACTAGGCGATGAAACGCAGTCCGTGCACCCTATGATTACAATCGCCGCTGTTTTGTTTCTGATCGTCGTTTGCCTCTACTTGTGGAAAACGCGGGTCAAGTATATCAAACCGAATGGCGGTGAATGGACACCCGGTTATCTTTCCAATGAGAAACCACCGGCGGGTGCACCGATCACCATGGCACGCGCAACCGCAGCTGCAGGATTTTATCTCTGGTTGCCTCTGCTGTTTTTGAACTTCATGGCGATGATGTACCTGTTTGGTATGCAACCGGAAGCGGAAGCCGGAATGCTGCAATTCATCAAAGCGTTTTAA
- a CDS encoding serine/threonine protein kinase, with amino-acid sequence MHCPDCGAVVAGLSVDDLQETLVIKDYRDAASSDAGSKREDPITGQDLHVYRCQSLIGRGGMGMVYLATHRDLGRQCALKILLPHLAKRDPEYVQRFLHEGRAVATLSHPNIVTAHAIGEERGYRFLEMELIAGRALSHVVREDGPLMPLHATSLIAQVASGLGTAHVKGIIHQDLKLENILLTTAGIPKIADFGLAKRINADEKLAAPQNLAGTPNYMAPELFQGAPASATSDVYSLGVCFFVLLTGQLPHRGSNFNSLIQEVTTKSAPSVRDLCPDIPLEISECVSLMLDKSPANRFQNGYMAALFLNAVLGQVQNIEAMLHEAFADNSLVTWKRKGQQYILEVRQSEQRKQTVFIEPSDHQMHERLLLIYSTCCDAQPEYYEEALRLNAEISHGGISIREVNGETKFVMVDTFPRSTVDAEDIRKSVVAVAQHADDVEKKLTGYDLH; translated from the coding sequence GTGCACTGTCCAGACTGTGGTGCGGTGGTCGCCGGTCTTTCTGTTGATGACCTTCAGGAAACACTTGTGATTAAAGATTACAGGGATGCTGCTTCTTCGGATGCCGGCAGTAAGAGGGAAGATCCAATTACTGGTCAGGATCTACACGTCTATCGCTGTCAGTCACTGATTGGTCGTGGTGGAATGGGCATGGTTTATCTGGCAACACACCGTGATCTGGGACGACAATGTGCCTTAAAAATTCTGTTGCCGCATCTTGCGAAACGTGACCCCGAGTATGTCCAGCGGTTTTTGCACGAAGGACGCGCTGTCGCAACACTCAGTCATCCGAACATCGTCACAGCGCATGCGATTGGTGAGGAACGGGGGTACCGTTTTCTGGAAATGGAACTGATTGCCGGTCGCGCTTTAAGTCACGTGGTCCGTGAAGACGGACCATTAATGCCCCTGCACGCCACTTCCCTGATCGCTCAGGTTGCTTCCGGCCTCGGGACCGCACATGTGAAAGGAATTATCCACCAGGATTTGAAACTGGAAAATATTCTGCTCACTACTGCAGGCATTCCCAAGATCGCGGACTTCGGTCTGGCGAAACGGATCAATGCCGATGAAAAACTGGCCGCACCGCAAAATCTGGCTGGAACACCCAATTATATGGCACCGGAACTGTTCCAGGGAGCGCCCGCATCTGCAACCTCAGATGTCTATTCTTTAGGGGTCTGCTTCTTTGTACTGCTGACGGGGCAGTTACCACATCGAGGTTCGAATTTTAATTCACTGATTCAGGAAGTCACGACGAAATCTGCCCCGAGTGTGCGTGACCTCTGTCCTGATATTCCGCTGGAGATTTCTGAGTGTGTTTCGCTGATGCTCGATAAGAGCCCTGCGAATCGATTTCAGAATGGATACATGGCTGCCTTATTTCTGAATGCGGTTCTGGGACAGGTGCAGAATATCGAAGCCATGCTTCACGAGGCATTTGCAGATAACAGTCTGGTCACCTGGAAACGAAAGGGCCAACAGTACATTCTGGAGGTCCGGCAGTCAGAACAGCGAAAACAGACCGTCTTCATCGAGCCGAGCGACCATCAGATGCACGAGCGTCTGTTGTTGATTTACAGTACCTGCTGTGATGCCCAGCCTGAATATTACGAAGAAGCACTCAGACTGAATGCGGAAATTTCACATGGCGGGATTTCGATTCGCGAAGTCAACGGCGAAACGAAATTTGTCATGGTAGATACCTTCCCCCGCTCGACCGTGGATGCTGAGGATATCCGCAAGAGTGTTGTTGCCGTCGCACAACATGCCGACGATGTGGAAAAGAAGTTGACCGGATACGATCTCCATTAA